From the Synechococcales cyanobacterium T60_A2020_003 genome, the window AGCAGATTGTGGATTTGGAATTGTCGAATAATGATTGACGAAGAAAAGCAACTAGAAGAAACCCAGGAGACAACTACATCCTCAATGGATACCTCAGAGGCAGGCGATTCAATGCCAGCAGGTGCGGGCGATGCTGATGCTGCTGTGTCCGTCAGTGATGCCCCTACAGATGAGCATGTGTTGAGTATGGAAGAGTTCCTAGCTACTCCCGATGAGGAATCGGATAAAGCTGGAGCCGAGCCATCAGAAGGCATACCTGGAGTTAGCAGTGCTGAACTGAGTGCTCTCCAGCAGGAAATTGAATCCTTGAAAGTTCAGCTAGAGCGCCGCAGCAGCGACTATATGCGCTTGGCTGCCGACTTTGAGAACTTCCGCAAGCGAACCAGTAAGGAACGGGAAGAGTTAGATGACCGGGTGAAGTGTAATACCGTCATTGAACTCCTACCTGTTGTGGATAACTTTGAACGGGCGCGATCGCAGATTAAACCGCAGACCGACGCGGAAATGGCGATCCACAAAAGCTATCAGGGTGTGTACAAACAGCTCGTTGATGGTCTCAAGCGTCTCGGCGTTTCCCCCATGCGGGCTGAAGGCCAAGAGTTTGATCCCAATCTCCATGAAGCCGTAATGCGCGAAGCAACCCACGAGTTTCCGGAAGGAACTGTGATTGAAGAACTGATGCGCGGCTATGTGTTGGGCGATCGCATCCTGCGCCATGCCATGGTGAAAGTTGCCGTTGCCCCAGATGATGCCTCTCCATCGGATACACCGCCATCAGAATCTTAGTCTTAGCTTCTATAGTCTTAGCTTCTATAGATTCAGCGGATTCAACGCACATCCAGACCATGCACTGTAGCTAGTTGAAAATCGCTAGCTAGATCCTTGAAGCCTTATCTCAACGATTTAATTCGGAATTAGAGAAGCACGCCAAGCACACAGCTAGACGCATTTTTCAACTATCTAGCATATTAAATTTGTTTGAGTTGATCGAATTACCGCAGAAATGCGGAATACTGGCAAAAGACGGGCGGGATCTTCACATGATTCGTCTGGCAGTCTACCAAGTAGTTCCTCAGTAATATACAGCCGCTAGCTATGGGAAAAGTCATCGGAATCGATCTAGGTACAACAAATAGTTGTGTTGCTGTCTTAGAAGGTGGTCAACCCATCGTCATTAGCAATTCTGAGGGAGGACGAATAACGCCTAGCATCGTTGGGTTCGGCAAAAATAACGAACGACTGGTAGGCCAGTTAGCTAAGCGACAAGCGGTGACCAATGCAGAAAATACTATCTACAGTATCAAGCGGTTTATTGGTCGTCGATGGAACGACACGGAACAAGAGCGTAAGCGTGTGCCCTATACCTGCATCGCCGGACGGGATGAAACCGTTGATGTACAGGTACGCGGAGAAACCTACACCCCCCAGCAAATTTCAGCCATGATTCTGCAAAAGCTAAAGCAGGATGCTGAACATTACCTGGGTGAGCCCCCTACCCAAGCTGTGATTACGGTTCCTGCCTACTTCACGGATGCCCAACGGCAAGCCACCAAAGACGCAGGGACTATTGCAGGGCTTGAAGTCCTCCGGATCATCAACGAACCGACAGCGGCAGCGCTTTCCTATGGGTTAGACAAGCAAGATCAGGATCAGTGTGTCCTCGTCTTTGACCTTGGAGGCGGAACCTTTGACGTATCCATTCTCCAGCTAGGCGATGGCGTTTTCGAAGTCAAGGCAACCGCAGGAAACAATCACCTCGGTGGCGATGACTTCGATAGCGCTCTTGTTGACTGGATGATTAAAAGCTTCCGAGAAACGGAGGGCATGGATCTATCCACTGATAAAATGGCACTTCAACGGCTAAAAGAGGCTGCTGAGAAGGCGAAGATTGAACTTTCAAGCATGATGAGTACGTCTATCAACCTGCCCTTCATCACTGCGAATGAGACTGGCCCAAAACATCTGGAAATGGAGCTAACTCGCGCCAAGTTTGAAGAATTGTCGCGGGATTTAATCCAAGGAACGATTGAACCCGTTACCCAAGCCCTCAAGGATGCAGACTTATCCCCTGACGGTATTGATCGCATTCTTTTAGTGGGAGGATCCACACGAATTCCGGCTGTGCAACAGGCGATCAGCGAGTATTTCAACGGGAAACCCCCCGATCGCTCTGTTAATCCTGATGAAGCGGTTGCCCTTGGAGCGGCGATCCAGGCAGGTG encodes:
- the dnaK gene encoding molecular chaperone DnaK, with product MGKVIGIDLGTTNSCVAVLEGGQPIVISNSEGGRITPSIVGFGKNNERLVGQLAKRQAVTNAENTIYSIKRFIGRRWNDTEQERKRVPYTCIAGRDETVDVQVRGETYTPQQISAMILQKLKQDAEHYLGEPPTQAVITVPAYFTDAQRQATKDAGTIAGLEVLRIINEPTAAALSYGLDKQDQDQCVLVFDLGGGTFDVSILQLGDGVFEVKATAGNNHLGGDDFDSALVDWMIKSFRETEGMDLSTDKMALQRLKEAAEKAKIELSSMMSTSINLPFITANETGPKHLEMELTRAKFEELSRDLIQGTIEPVTQALKDADLSPDGIDRILLVGGSTRIPAVQQAISEYFNGKPPDRSVNPDEAVALGAAIQAGVLGGEVKDLLLLDVTPLSLGIETLGEVFTKIIERNTTIPTSKTQTFSTATDGQTSVEIHVLQGERALAKDNKSLGKFQLTGIPPAPRGVPQIEVSFEIDANGILQVSARDKGTGREQSIRISNTGGLSSAEVERMRQEADTYADEDARRRQLVELKNRADSLFYSYESALRDNADFIPDALKEQAVLHATDLREILANREAGLEDVRDRIDLLQQTLYAIGAAVYQQANTSDAGSYSDYKSGPTSSNGVVTSGSDAEDFDEFDFESDETVSVDYESID
- the grpE gene encoding nucleotide exchange factor GrpE — its product is MIDEEKQLEETQETTTSSMDTSEAGDSMPAGAGDADAAVSVSDAPTDEHVLSMEEFLATPDEESDKAGAEPSEGIPGVSSAELSALQQEIESLKVQLERRSSDYMRLAADFENFRKRTSKEREELDDRVKCNTVIELLPVVDNFERARSQIKPQTDAEMAIHKSYQGVYKQLVDGLKRLGVSPMRAEGQEFDPNLHEAVMREATHEFPEGTVIEELMRGYVLGDRILRHAMVKVAVAPDDASPSDTPPSES